GACCCTGTTCAGAGAGCGATTTGCCGGTCAAAATGTCGTCAGGTAAGAACATCATGGACCAGAACCGACCCAATATCCTGTTCCTAATGACCGATGAGCAGCGATTTGACCACCTGGGAAGTGTAAATCCCGCGGTAAAAACACCGCACATAGACGCCCTGGCCAATGATGGCGTTCTATTCACCCGGGCATATACACCCAATCCATCCTGTGTACCTGCACGGGCGGGAATATTCACGGGAAAATATCCACACCAGTGCGCAGCACCCACCTTTATCACCTATTTGCCAGCGCACGAAAAGACATTCATGAGTTATCTACAGGAAGCGGGATATTACACAGCAGTAATTGGAAAACAGCACTTTGGCGAGTCGAAAATTGAACGGGGTTATAACTACGAAGATATTATAGACAGCCACAGCCCCGCACCTCAGAATCCAAATCGCAACTCCTATAATCAGTGGCTATGGGACTCTGGATTTAAGCACCGCAGTGAATTAATTCAGGGAAATCCCGACATCAGAAGATATTCGGAATGGAAAGCGGACCCAAAATACCACGTCGATCACTACGTGGGCGACCGGGGCCGCGAATGGATCGAAAGCAGCATGCCCGAAAATCGCCCCTGGTTTTGCTGGATCTCATTCCCAGGCCCCCACGGACCCATTGACTGTGGCAATCTCCCCCAGGCCGACCTGTACGACCCGGCAGACATCGACATGCCAGAGACAAATTTTGAGATGCTGGCACAAAAACCCCCGCACAATTTATTGCGAGGTGGACCCGAGCGCCAACAGCCTTTTACAAATGATGAAATTCGCAAACTGCGACACGCTTATTACGCAAACGTAACACTCATAGATGAAAAAGTCGGCGCAATCGTACAGGCATTAAAAAATAGCGGCACCTATGACAACACCCTCATATTCTTCACCAGCGACCACGGCGATTTCATGGGCGACTTCCAGTTAATGGCAAAAGGGCAAAACATACTGGAAGTACTCATGCGCATACCCTTTATAATCAAGCCCCCAAAAGGCGGCGCACACGGAAAAGTGGAAACATCTCTCATCTCGGCAATTGATATTGCAGCCACCTGTTTAACGGTTGCTGGCGCAGAAGTGCCCAAACACATGGCATCACGCGACCTGTCGCATTATTGGTCCCACGCGGAAGACCTGGACGACCAGGACGAGTTGTACATGGAAGCATCGGGCATTCGGTGTTTGCGCACCCGGCGCTGGAAAATAGGGCACTATTGGAACAAACCCTATGGCGAACTCTACGACCTGAAAAACGACCCGTGGGAAAAAGAAAACCTGTGGGACCGCCAGGAATTAACAGCGTTAAAATCCAAATTACAAAAACGCTTACTGGACAAACTGATTGAATTAAGCCCGCGATCTTATATCGCGTGGAATCACGGCGCACCTGAGTTATAAGGAACCTCGTATATGAACGGATATCGGATTGGGATTGTAGGATGTGGCGGGATAGCACATCGGCACATTGAGGGCTATCGGAAAGTCGCACACGACCTGGGAGAAGTCGTCGCAGGATGCGACATAGACAAAGAGCAACTAAATAGATATTGCGACCAATACGACATACCCAACCGCTTTACAAATGCGGCAGACATGATCGCATCGGGAGAAGTCGATGTCATCAGCCTGTTAACACC
This genomic window from Gemmatimonadota bacterium contains:
- a CDS encoding sulfatase-like hydrolase/transferase; its protein translation is MDQNRPNILFLMTDEQRFDHLGSVNPAVKTPHIDALANDGVLFTRAYTPNPSCVPARAGIFTGKYPHQCAAPTFITYLPAHEKTFMSYLQEAGYYTAVIGKQHFGESKIERGYNYEDIIDSHSPAPQNPNRNSYNQWLWDSGFKHRSELIQGNPDIRRYSEWKADPKYHVDHYVGDRGREWIESSMPENRPWFCWISFPGPHGPIDCGNLPQADLYDPADIDMPETNFEMLAQKPPHNLLRGGPERQQPFTNDEIRKLRHAYYANVTLIDEKVGAIVQALKNSGTYDNTLIFFTSDHGDFMGDFQLMAKGQNILEVLMRIPFIIKPPKGGAHGKVETSLISAIDIAATCLTVAGAEVPKHMASRDLSHYWSHAEDLDDQDELYMEASGIRCLRTRRWKIGHYWNKPYGELYDLKNDPWEKENLWDRQELTALKSKLQKRLLDKLIELSPRSYIAWNHGAPEL